One Streptosporangium sp. NBC_01495 DNA window includes the following coding sequences:
- a CDS encoding xanthine dehydrogenase family protein molybdopterin-binding subunit, with the protein MDRIDARAKVTGTAKYSSDHNLPEMAYGYMVTSTIGKGQITSMDLSMARAAGGVIEIYTPDNRLSFPGTMPALGGVFAETRHPFADREVHYYGQVVALVVGETIEQARDAAALIKVTYVAQPPKSSFEDAKQNPADPPSIPGLPLGEVIEKPVGVDIEAALAASEIRVEETYDVPPRHHMMMEPHAAVAAWQAGKLTIFSGTQGPAAHALEVATVLGVQPADVHVVSPYVGGAFGGKAFTWAPTLLAAAASRALGRPVKVVTSREQLFTVTGHRAASSQTFGLGADRDGRLKAIKHHTTSQSLVEDPGYRTTAKFYATPNVHIKLSITPDMNLPAATIMRAPGDEAGSFALESAMDELAVALGMDPIELRMTNYLQGTLIEGKPYSSKHLDECYQVGAERFGWSRRRAQPGTVIDGDWRIGMGMSTAILDSGRAPTAVRVTFRPNGTATVACATSDAGTGMWTIMALIGAGALNIPVNRIKPALGDSRLPLVGSNDMYGAVGSAATSTVTPAILVAAQEAVDELVQHATTAEGSPLFGAAGVRYDGGHLVGAGTSVDFGELLTRTRTSEVGAQGTTAAADDSHAYASYAAHFCEVKVNRWTGEPRLYRFTTVVDAGAILNAKTARNQITGGVLFGLAAAMFEEGKVEGATGRISNANFADYVLPVNADTVPIDVHFLDYPDTRLSPTGARGIGELGTVGAAAAFANAVYNATGKRIRTLPITPDKLLT; encoded by the coding sequence ATGGACCGGATCGACGCGCGCGCCAAGGTCACCGGGACAGCCAAGTACTCCTCCGACCACAATCTGCCCGAAATGGCCTACGGGTATATGGTGACCAGCACGATCGGCAAGGGCCAGATCACCTCGATGGACCTGAGCATGGCCCGCGCCGCCGGGGGAGTGATCGAGATCTACACCCCCGACAACCGGCTGTCCTTCCCCGGCACGATGCCCGCGCTCGGAGGCGTTTTCGCGGAGACCCGCCACCCGTTCGCCGACCGCGAGGTCCACTACTACGGCCAGGTCGTGGCGCTGGTCGTGGGCGAGACCATCGAACAGGCCCGGGACGCCGCGGCGCTGATCAAAGTGACGTACGTGGCGCAGCCCCCGAAATCCTCCTTCGAGGACGCCAAGCAGAACCCAGCGGACCCGCCTTCCATCCCCGGGCTACCGCTCGGGGAAGTGATCGAAAAGCCGGTGGGCGTCGACATCGAGGCCGCGCTGGCCGCCAGCGAGATCAGAGTGGAGGAGACGTATGACGTCCCGCCCAGGCACCACATGATGATGGAGCCACACGCGGCCGTGGCGGCCTGGCAGGCCGGCAAGCTGACGATCTTCAGCGGAACCCAAGGGCCGGCGGCACACGCGCTGGAAGTGGCCACAGTGCTGGGCGTACAGCCCGCCGACGTACACGTCGTCAGCCCCTACGTGGGCGGCGCCTTCGGTGGCAAGGCGTTCACCTGGGCGCCTACCCTGCTGGCCGCGGCGGCCAGCCGCGCGCTCGGCCGCCCCGTCAAGGTCGTGACCAGCCGCGAGCAGCTCTTCACCGTGACGGGCCACCGGGCGGCGTCGTCGCAGACGTTCGGGCTCGGCGCGGACCGGGACGGGCGCCTGAAGGCGATCAAGCACCACACGACCAGCCAGAGCCTCGTGGAGGACCCGGGCTACCGCACCACTGCGAAGTTCTACGCCACGCCGAACGTCCATATCAAGCTGTCGATCACTCCCGATATGAACCTGCCCGCCGCCACGATCATGCGCGCCCCCGGCGACGAGGCCGGCTCTTTCGCCCTGGAGAGCGCCATGGACGAGCTGGCCGTCGCGCTCGGCATGGACCCCATCGAGCTGCGCATGACGAACTACCTCCAAGGAACCCTGATCGAGGGCAAGCCGTACTCCAGCAAGCACCTCGACGAGTGCTACCAGGTCGGCGCCGAGCGGTTCGGCTGGTCGCGCCGCCGTGCCCAGCCGGGCACGGTCATCGACGGCGACTGGCGGATCGGCATGGGGATGTCGACCGCCATCCTGGACTCGGGACGGGCACCCACCGCGGTGCGAGTAACCTTCCGCCCGAACGGCACCGCCACCGTAGCTTGCGCCACCTCCGACGCGGGCACCGGAATGTGGACGATCATGGCCCTAATCGGGGCTGGTGCCCTGAACATACCGGTCAACCGGATCAAGCCCGCGTTGGGCGACTCCAGGCTGCCTCTCGTGGGCAGCAACGACATGTACGGCGCCGTCGGCTCCGCCGCCACCTCGACCGTTACACCCGCGATCCTGGTGGCCGCGCAGGAGGCTGTCGACGAGTTGGTCCAACACGCCACCACGGCCGAGGGCTCACCACTGTTCGGTGCAGCCGGTGTCCGGTATGACGGGGGCCACCTCGTCGGGGCGGGAACATCGGTGGACTTCGGCGAGTTGCTCACCCGGACCAGAACCTCCGAGGTCGGCGCCCAGGGAACCACCGCGGCAGCGGACGACAGCCACGCCTACGCCTCGTACGCCGCGCACTTCTGCGAAGTCAAGGTCAACAGGTGGACCGGGGAGCCGCGCCTGTACCGCTTCACGACCGTAGTGGACGCGGGCGCCATCCTCAACGCCAAGACCGCGCGCAATCAGATCACAGGCGGCGTGCTGTTCGGGCTCGCGGCGGCGATGTTCGAAGAGGGCAAGGTCGAGGGCGCCACCGGCCGGATCTCGAACGCAAATTTCGCCGACTACGTGCTGCCGGTCAACGCCGACACGGTGCCGATCGACGTACATTTCCTCGATTATCCCGACACCAGGCTCAGCCCGACGGGCGCGCGCGGGATCGGCGAACTCGGCACGGTCGGAGCCGCCGCTGCCTTCGCCAACGCCGTCTACAACGCCACTGGTAAGCGCATCAGGACTCTGCCCATCACCCCCGACAAGCTGCTCACCTGA
- a CDS encoding class I SAM-dependent methyltransferase encodes MPLLDAAGARTVVDFGCGVGNDTLPLLDAGFDVTSCDYDSPSTAFLRWRLHRRGQDEVPVVEPAQTYGMPCPDALWIIDTLDHLPDIEATLGHLLEGVRVVVCEDLAVRRGVTRKGFHQSLDLDEVVRIFERHGLLPAPRDPASPVMGWLR; translated from the coding sequence ATCCCGCTGCTCGATGCCGCCGGAGCACGGACGGTCGTGGATTTCGGATGTGGTGTCGGGAACGACACCCTGCCGCTCCTCGACGCCGGATTCGACGTGACCTCCTGCGACTACGACTCGCCCTCGACGGCCTTCCTACGGTGGAGGCTCCACCGCCGTGGCCAGGACGAGGTTCCGGTGGTCGAACCCGCCCAGACGTACGGTATGCCCTGTCCCGACGCGCTCTGGATCATCGACACCCTCGATCATCTGCCTGATATCGAAGCGACTCTTGGCCACCTGCTGGAGGGCGTTCGGGTCGTCGTTTGCGAAGACCTGGCTGTACGCCGTGGCGTCACTCGCAAGGGATTCCACCAGTCACTGGACCTCGACGAAGTGGTCAGGATCTTCGAGCGCCATGGCCTGTTACCGGCACCCCGGGATCCCGCCTCCCCGGTGATGGGCTGGCTGCGCTGA
- a CDS encoding RNA polymerase sigma factor yields MATARVVSQPTEKLDDSGIVAASLEDPEAFGELFRRHSPRLHAYIKRRLGLTLADDVVAEAFATAFRQRERFDGRAEFGAWLWGIASNLIARHHRQETRMYRAFARTGVDPAEDGVAELVSDRVAAAAHGPQLAKALASLSSQDRSAVLLLAWGELSYAEIAATLDLPLGTVKAKIHRARIKLRKALPGEKNDG; encoded by the coding sequence ATGGCTACGGCGAGAGTGGTGAGTCAACCCACGGAGAAGCTCGACGATTCGGGAATCGTCGCCGCCTCCCTGGAAGACCCTGAGGCATTTGGTGAATTGTTTCGCCGCCACTCGCCACGACTCCACGCCTACATCAAGCGGCGCCTCGGGCTCACTCTCGCCGATGACGTCGTGGCGGAGGCGTTCGCCACCGCGTTCCGGCAGCGGGAGCGATTCGACGGGCGAGCGGAGTTCGGCGCGTGGCTGTGGGGCATCGCCAGCAATCTGATCGCCAGGCACCATCGGCAGGAAACCCGTATGTACAGGGCGTTCGCCCGAACGGGTGTGGATCCCGCCGAGGACGGCGTCGCCGAGCTGGTCAGTGATCGTGTGGCCGCCGCGGCGCACGGCCCTCAGCTGGCGAAGGCCCTCGCCTCACTGAGCTCCCAGGACCGCAGCGCCGTTTTGTTGCTCGCCTGGGGCGAGCTGTCGTACGCCGAGATCGCAGCGACTTTGGATCTACCCCTTGGCACCGTCAAGGCCAAAATTCACCGGGCTCGGATAAAGCTCCGCAAGGCACTTCCCGGGGAGAAGAACGATGGATGA
- a CDS encoding TIGR03619 family F420-dependent LLM class oxidoreductase: MKFGISYSTPYYGVAPDRIMAFARLAEECGFESLYLPEHIVLYPGAMVGPYEMPPSLPYVDPLDCLSFVAAATERILLGTGVLLLPYHHPVILAKRLATIDVLSKGRMRLLTAGLGTLPGEALAVGVDFATRGRRADEAIDVLRLLWAGGEDGVSFAGEFFAFDNLCSFPKPYEVTQLPIHIGGSSRAAARRAGRRGDGYFPGGALDPGERAVQWELVRSSAAEADRDPEALEYTRFGSIDMPVERVEKLAAQGVTRIVVNTAATEPDQQREELSAFAQRFGLLEHFPR; this comes from the coding sequence ATGAAGTTCGGAATCAGCTACAGCACGCCCTATTACGGGGTCGCACCTGACCGGATCATGGCCTTTGCCCGGCTTGCGGAGGAGTGCGGCTTCGAGTCGCTGTACCTGCCTGAGCACATCGTGCTGTATCCGGGCGCCATGGTGGGGCCTTACGAGATGCCGCCGTCACTGCCGTACGTCGATCCGCTCGACTGCCTGAGTTTCGTCGCCGCGGCTACGGAGCGGATTCTGCTCGGCACCGGTGTGTTGCTGCTGCCGTACCACCATCCGGTGATCCTTGCCAAGCGCCTGGCCACCATCGACGTGCTGTCCAAGGGCAGGATGCGGCTACTGACCGCAGGGCTCGGAACCCTGCCGGGCGAGGCCCTGGCGGTGGGGGTCGACTTCGCCACTCGCGGCCGCCGCGCCGACGAGGCGATTGACGTGCTCCGATTGCTCTGGGCCGGCGGCGAGGACGGCGTCAGCTTCGCCGGGGAGTTCTTCGCCTTCGACAACCTGTGCAGTTTCCCCAAGCCCTACGAGGTCACGCAGCTGCCGATCCACATCGGGGGATCGAGCCGGGCGGCCGCGCGCCGGGCCGGGCGGCGCGGCGACGGCTACTTCCCCGGCGGTGCACTCGACCCGGGCGAGCGGGCCGTTCAGTGGGAGCTCGTCCGGTCGAGCGCTGCCGAGGCCGACCGCGACCCGGAGGCGCTGGAGTACACCCGCTTCGGGTCGATCGACATGCCCGTTGAACGGGTCGAGAAACTCGCCGCGCAAGGAGTGACCCGCATCGTCGTGAATACCGCCGCCACTGAACCGGACCAGCAACGCGAGGAGCTGTCGGCGTTCGCCCAGCGATTCGGCCTCCTTGAGCACTTCCCTCGCTAG
- a CDS encoding CU044_5270 family protein, with product MDELDALRQVRTTLAREENPDRLALRINWRSAPPPRPRRSFRVLTVSMMATATLVAGTLAAISLTSDEDRPVRLEKDGGPHAPGNALLVAATNVQKGPTGKYWHTTRITGKVYAVGESATDHYKIEARTRYEGWTDRSGTSCFTHEDLAARPWTVRDKQKWQKAGAPMKVRVPTVEGQGTLFLETGKGERTCRRVSDQRFFGMTPEQVAALPTQPKQLENVLLDLKGDWEAYAPKVTRQPMLALRGEKRVRALSDVAGALLARALVPPEVRAAAFRMLATLPGVKAEGETTDLLGRPGVMISLPVETTIPLGLSTAPRQLGTYRRQWIIDPGNGTLLAMRDLVATPPRGSRKLPPGDDGKPRRLTVGSQPDRFHKPGEVSEYEVYEAAEWTDTAPN from the coding sequence ATGGATGAACTCGACGCGCTGCGGCAGGTACGGACGACACTGGCCCGTGAGGAGAACCCGGACCGGCTCGCCCTGCGTATCAACTGGCGGTCCGCCCCCCCACCACGCCCCCGTCGCAGCTTCAGGGTTCTGACGGTGAGCATGATGGCGACGGCCACCCTGGTCGCGGGGACCCTGGCAGCCATCTCTCTGACCTCGGATGAAGACCGGCCTGTCCGTTTGGAGAAGGACGGGGGCCCTCACGCGCCGGGCAACGCACTGCTGGTGGCCGCCACCAACGTACAGAAGGGGCCGACCGGCAAGTACTGGCACACCACACGCATCACCGGGAAGGTCTACGCGGTCGGCGAGAGCGCGACAGACCACTACAAGATCGAGGCGAGGACGCGGTACGAAGGCTGGACCGACCGGAGCGGCACGTCGTGCTTCACCCACGAAGACCTGGCCGCCCGCCCGTGGACCGTCCGCGACAAGCAGAAATGGCAGAAGGCGGGGGCCCCCATGAAAGTGCGGGTCCCGACGGTGGAGGGGCAGGGCACCCTGTTCCTGGAAACCGGGAAAGGGGAGCGAACCTGCCGCAGGGTCAGTGACCAAAGATTCTTCGGCATGACACCGGAACAGGTGGCCGCGCTGCCGACCCAGCCCAAGCAGTTGGAGAACGTCCTGCTGGACCTCAAGGGCGACTGGGAGGCGTACGCCCCGAAGGTCACGAGGCAGCCGATGCTGGCCCTGCGGGGCGAGAAACGCGTCCGGGCGCTGAGTGATGTGGCCGGCGCCCTGCTGGCCAGGGCGCTCGTCCCTCCGGAGGTGCGGGCAGCCGCGTTCCGGATGCTCGCCACCCTGCCGGGCGTCAAGGCCGAGGGCGAGACGACCGACCTCCTGGGCCGCCCCGGAGTGATGATCTCCCTGCCGGTGGAGACGACCATTCCCCTCGGCCTCTCCACCGCACCCAGGCAGCTCGGCACCTACCGGCGTCAGTGGATCATCGACCCCGGCAACGGAACGCTGCTGGCCATGCGGGATCTCGTGGCGACGCCGCCACGTGGCTCCCGGAAGCTCCCCCCGGGAGACGACGGCAAGCCTCGCCGCCTGACGGTCGGCAGTCAGCCTGACCGGTTCCACAAGCCTGGCGAAGTGTCCGAGTACGAGGTGTACGAGGCCGCGGAGTGGACCGACACGGCGCCGAACTGA
- a CDS encoding integrase core domain-containing protein encodes MWEILKQEGFDPVPERASTTWADFLRSQAGALLACDFFETVTPNGQRQYILAVIEHATGRVRVLGTTAHPAADWVIQAMKNLVMDLDDAGCRARFLLRDRDGKFPALMEEILTEAGIKTVLTGIRMPRMNAIMERWVQSCRHELLDRCLVWNERHLRHALREYERFYNQHRAHQALNQAAPLRPAPGPIIDPGRIIDLHIRRRDRLGGVLHEYSRAA; translated from the coding sequence GTGTGGGAGATCCTCAAGCAGGAAGGTTTTGATCCGGTGCCCGAGCGGGCGTCCACTACCTGGGCCGACTTTCTGCGCTCGCAAGCCGGCGCTCTACTGGCCTGCGATTTCTTCGAGACCGTCACCCCGAACGGGCAACGCCAGTACATCTTGGCCGTCATCGAGCACGCCACCGGACGCGTCCGCGTTCTGGGCACCACCGCTCACCCGGCCGCCGACTGGGTCATTCAGGCGATGAAGAACCTGGTGATGGACCTGGACGATGCGGGATGCCGAGCGCGTTTCCTGCTCCGGGACAGGGACGGGAAGTTCCCCGCCCTCATGGAGGAGATCCTCACCGAGGCTGGCATCAAGACAGTACTCACAGGCATTCGGATGCCGCGGATGAACGCGATCATGGAGCGGTGGGTGCAGTCATGCCGCCACGAACTCCTCGACCGCTGCCTCGTATGGAACGAACGCCATCTTCGGCACGCCCTGCGCGAGTACGAACGCTTCTACAACCAGCACCGAGCCCACCAAGCCCTGAACCAAGCAGCCCCGCTGCGTCCCGCCCCGGGCCCGATCATCGATCCCGGGCGAATCATCGACCTGCACATACGCCGACGAGACCGGCTCGGCGGCGTCCTTCACGAATACTCACGTGCTGCTTGA
- a CDS encoding NUDIX hydrolase, translating into MSVKEATASVFVFHRFAGGWKIGLIWHPRLESWMLPGGHVEPDENPAEAAVREVIEETGLVVTLVQGPSVPLPAAFPHPAVPAPWRVAELSVAADRHTTAPHVHVDHLYVGTAPSAEPRSEPVHPFTWFDADEVAVVEHMAEDSRIQVKELFEVIDEISDVSSPRSG; encoded by the coding sequence ATGTCCGTGAAAGAGGCCACCGCCAGCGTGTTCGTCTTCCACCGCTTCGCCGGAGGCTGGAAGATCGGCTTGATCTGGCATCCTCGCCTGGAGTCGTGGATGCTCCCGGGCGGGCATGTCGAGCCCGATGAGAATCCCGCCGAGGCTGCGGTCCGGGAGGTCATCGAGGAGACCGGCCTGGTCGTCACACTCGTGCAAGGACCTTCGGTGCCGCTACCGGCCGCGTTTCCCCATCCGGCCGTCCCCGCCCCCTGGCGGGTGGCCGAGCTCAGCGTGGCGGCCGACCGGCACACCACCGCGCCACACGTCCACGTCGACCATCTGTATGTCGGCACAGCGCCGTCGGCCGAGCCGCGATCAGAACCGGTGCATCCGTTCACCTGGTTCGATGCCGACGAAGTGGCCGTCGTGGAGCATATGGCGGAGGACTCCCGGATACAGGTCAAGGAGTTGTTCGAGGTGATCGACGAGATCAGCGACGTATCCTCGCCCCGCAGTGGGTGA
- a CDS encoding inositol monophosphatase family protein, whose amino-acid sequence MPITDEEVALAAVRSGAAVVRAMYGASLTRFEKSAGDFATTADIEAENAILDVIRAARPDDAVTGEESGRAGSAEAERMWLVDPLCGTLNYAARTTLVAVNVALRVGQDITVAASADPFTEEVFWTNGDRAHVRRDGVDEELVPSPESRLVDVNLDPPFPNEPGFRAVRLLADPGFAERFQPRVVSTTLAVAWVAAGRRAAYVTDGHMRDNVHFASGIALCRAAGCVVTGIHGQPPHTGAGGLVVAADHETHAALLELIGNQFPAAP is encoded by the coding sequence ATGCCGATCACGGACGAGGAAGTGGCCCTCGCGGCGGTGCGATCGGGAGCCGCCGTCGTGAGAGCCATGTACGGTGCGTCGCTGACGCGCTTCGAGAAATCCGCGGGTGACTTCGCCACGACCGCCGACATCGAGGCGGAGAACGCCATCCTTGATGTCATTCGCGCCGCCCGGCCGGACGACGCCGTGACGGGCGAGGAGAGCGGACGCGCCGGCTCGGCCGAGGCGGAGCGCATGTGGCTGGTCGACCCCCTGTGCGGCACGCTGAACTACGCCGCGCGCACCACGCTGGTCGCGGTGAACGTCGCCCTGCGCGTCGGCCAGGACATCACGGTGGCCGCCTCCGCCGACCCTTTCACCGAAGAGGTGTTCTGGACGAACGGCGATCGCGCCCACGTCCGTCGCGACGGCGTGGACGAGGAACTCGTGCCGTCGCCCGAGTCGCGACTGGTGGACGTCAACCTCGACCCGCCGTTCCCGAACGAGCCGGGCTTCCGGGCGGTCCGGCTGCTCGCCGACCCCGGGTTCGCCGAGCGGTTCCAGCCACGCGTCGTCTCCACCACCCTGGCGGTGGCCTGGGTCGCCGCCGGCCGACGAGCCGCGTACGTCACCGACGGCCATATGCGTGACAATGTGCACTTCGCCAGCGGGATCGCGTTGTGCCGGGCCGCCGGGTGCGTGGTGACGGGCATCCACGGTCAGCCACCGCACACCGGCGCGGGCGGGCTCGTCGTGGCGGCCGACCATGAGACGCACGCCGCGTTGCTTGAACTCATCGGCAATCAGTTCCCCGCGGCTCCGTGA
- a CDS encoding NACHT domain-containing protein: MRELLIGQRDAPDRFPYRLLDVSPPLLSEVYVEQDVQPAVTRGSHDGSAEKHPRAAPPAVGKSLRQVLSEHDHLFITGGPGTGKTTLGRHLIWQIAQAWLSELGDEVAWCAEPVVGVRITAADVLAARSWAEALVSASWASALTEPIDPRIFGGRTHGTRWLVVVDGLDEVASPENREIVLHALAARVEHGSAYRLVITSRPLPQEELKPFQARSVGFYTLSGFDGAQQRAFAERWFAAQKIKDPAKAVTAFLEEVEIAGLVELIKVPLFATIAATFYTRKPGRSLPRGRIELYEKFLEELSDVRSHRADIHGRLRVRWEELGCAGTMNWILANQERLRLHLAQVETGRQPLTLDSAVGWLRANLPEGLRLRDGMEGDLGRLLAETGVLVFDGTELSFLHRSFAEFIAARQEAAGISAEFPGLVAWMERVQAETSRNYVFFTLAHWVRQQGNDASTVVRLLLAENLQYRVMALRLVTAGVPMGAELEGAVIDRVLSEPFESRRRGYSRPDHELFTELTELRGNERLAELLRRLSRTHGLPIAFRSSAAAAYARVADLPGGVRLLHELADRVDDPEGLIGIVRHLAVLDAPATEARIQLLRRAVDGDEAWWRVKAMWELIELGENEGAVELARFILGGGEQNGSLLESAGDIWLAVEGESAAPEIVRVTAGRKWNNEWAHAGLAKLLFYAGDAVAAEPHAREVLLKSATDDDIQEVVKAWIETEGAGGAGKIVTVFDDFINWNIDERSHVARQLLELGHPEAAVELARRILGGPEKPSSHDASWAVEVLLSALGESVIDEALHWLDEYSVEPGKLHMLTQQTSDEGFAAAACVLARRSMNFAGATEETFTWAADILLIHVGSKAGEEITQALRARPMGSTTLTAALLPVLSKHQQKEATVALCREVFFDPGRTVDELLKAVRAWILVAGPESVPPIMLLIEAVCGLSGDERAKLAGLLRAEGEVGAAISLWCAVSVQPTLSSELRWRAVEQLLDVGAAEKAATTLKAALATTSDEVESVRLRQLLGWVEPALS; this comes from the coding sequence GGGAACTGCTGATCGGGCAGCGAGACGCGCCCGACCGATTCCCATACCGGCTGCTCGACGTTTCTCCCCCTCTGCTGTCCGAGGTTTATGTCGAGCAGGATGTGCAGCCCGCGGTGACCCGTGGGTCTCACGACGGATCGGCTGAGAAGCATCCTCGGGCCGCCCCTCCTGCGGTGGGGAAGTCTCTGCGCCAGGTCCTCAGCGAACACGATCACCTCTTCATCACCGGGGGGCCCGGCACGGGCAAGACCACTCTGGGGAGGCACCTGATCTGGCAGATCGCCCAGGCGTGGCTCTCCGAGCTTGGCGACGAGGTCGCGTGGTGCGCTGAACCGGTCGTCGGGGTCCGTATCACCGCCGCTGACGTGCTCGCGGCCCGCAGTTGGGCCGAAGCGCTGGTCAGCGCCTCCTGGGCGAGTGCGCTGACCGAGCCGATCGATCCGAGGATCTTCGGAGGGCGGACGCACGGTACGCGCTGGCTCGTGGTTGTGGACGGGCTCGACGAGGTCGCCTCGCCCGAGAACCGTGAGATCGTGCTACACGCTCTGGCGGCCCGGGTGGAGCACGGCTCGGCCTATCGGCTGGTCATCACCTCGCGGCCGCTTCCGCAGGAGGAGTTGAAACCGTTTCAGGCGCGAAGCGTTGGTTTCTATACACTGAGCGGGTTCGACGGCGCTCAGCAGCGGGCTTTCGCCGAGCGCTGGTTCGCGGCGCAGAAGATAAAGGATCCGGCCAAGGCCGTGACGGCGTTCCTCGAAGAGGTCGAGATCGCGGGACTCGTCGAACTGATCAAGGTTCCGCTTTTCGCCACGATCGCGGCCACGTTCTACACCAGGAAGCCTGGACGCTCGCTGCCCCGGGGACGGATCGAGCTCTACGAGAAGTTCCTTGAGGAGCTTTCCGACGTGCGCTCGCACCGGGCGGACATTCACGGGCGACTCCGAGTCCGGTGGGAGGAGCTGGGCTGCGCCGGAACCATGAACTGGATTCTCGCCAACCAGGAACGCCTGCGGCTTCACCTGGCGCAGGTGGAGACCGGGCGGCAGCCGTTGACACTGGATTCGGCGGTCGGCTGGCTGCGCGCGAACCTGCCAGAGGGGCTGCGGCTACGCGACGGGATGGAGGGCGACCTGGGCCGACTGCTCGCGGAGACCGGGGTGCTGGTGTTCGACGGAACGGAGCTGTCATTTCTGCACCGGTCGTTCGCCGAGTTCATAGCGGCCAGACAGGAGGCGGCCGGGATTTCCGCCGAGTTCCCGGGGCTCGTCGCGTGGATGGAGCGAGTCCAGGCTGAGACCTCGCGGAACTATGTGTTCTTCACCCTCGCCCATTGGGTTCGCCAGCAGGGGAATGACGCGTCCACGGTAGTGCGGTTGCTGCTGGCGGAGAACCTGCAATACAGGGTCATGGCGCTGCGTCTGGTCACGGCGGGAGTCCCGATGGGGGCCGAGCTGGAAGGGGCCGTGATCGACCGGGTGCTGAGCGAGCCGTTCGAGTCGCGTAGGCGCGGGTATTCGCGACCCGATCACGAACTCTTCACCGAACTGACCGAGCTCCGAGGCAACGAACGACTGGCGGAGCTTCTGCGGCGTCTCTCGCGAACCCATGGGCTGCCGATTGCGTTCCGGTCCTCCGCGGCGGCCGCGTACGCACGGGTGGCTGATCTTCCGGGCGGAGTGCGCCTGCTGCATGAGCTGGCGGACCGGGTGGACGACCCCGAGGGGTTGATCGGGATCGTGCGCCATCTTGCCGTGCTTGACGCGCCTGCGACCGAAGCCAGGATCCAGCTGCTGAGACGTGCGGTCGACGGCGATGAAGCATGGTGGCGGGTGAAGGCCATGTGGGAGCTGATTGAGCTCGGTGAGAACGAGGGGGCGGTGGAGCTCGCCCGTTTCATTCTGGGAGGTGGCGAGCAGAACGGTTCCTTGCTCGAGTCCGCAGGAGACATATGGCTGGCTGTCGAAGGTGAATCCGCTGCCCCCGAGATTGTTCGGGTTACAGCGGGCCGGAAGTGGAACAACGAGTGGGCGCACGCTGGCCTCGCCAAGCTGTTGTTCTACGCCGGTGACGCTGTGGCGGCGGAGCCGCATGCGCGTGAAGTCCTGCTGAAAAGTGCGACTGACGATGACATCCAGGAAGTCGTCAAGGCGTGGATTGAGACGGAAGGAGCCGGTGGAGCGGGAAAAATCGTCACTGTGTTTGACGATTTTATCAATTGGAATATCGATGAGCGGTCCCACGTCGCCCGTCAGCTTCTCGAACTGGGGCACCCTGAGGCAGCGGTCGAGTTGGCTCGCCGGATTCTTGGGGGACCAGAGAAACCATCTTCGCATGATGCTTCGTGGGCTGTGGAGGTGCTACTGTCCGCGCTGGGTGAATCCGTTATCGACGAAGCGCTGCACTGGTTGGACGAGTACAGTGTTGAACCAGGGAAACTCCACATGCTCACGCAGCAGACGAGCGACGAGGGTTTCGCGGCGGCGGCGTGTGTCCTTGCTCGGCGGAGCATGAATTTCGCCGGAGCAACCGAGGAAACCTTCACCTGGGCCGCCGACATTCTCCTCATTCACGTCGGTTCCAAGGCCGGCGAGGAGATCACTCAGGCGCTTCGTGCTCGTCCGATGGGTTCCACGACGCTGACGGCGGCGCTGCTTCCCGTCCTATCGAAACACCAGCAGAAGGAGGCCACTGTCGCGCTGTGCCGGGAGGTCTTCTTCGACCCCGGGCGGACGGTGGACGAACTTCTCAAGGCTGTGCGCGCCTGGATTCTGGTGGCCGGGCCGGAGTCGGTTCCGCCAATTATGTTACTGATCGAGGCGGTGTGCGGGCTCTCCGGTGACGAGCGCGCCAAGCTGGCCGGACTCCTGAGAGCCGAAGGCGAGGTTGGCGCCGCCATCTCGCTTTGGTGCGCGGTGAGCGTGCAGCCCACCCTCTCGTCGGAACTCCGCTGGCGGGCGGTCGAACAGCTTCTGGACGTGGGCGCTGCCGAGAAGGCGGCCACCACATTGAAGGCGGCACTCGCGACCACGTCCGACGAGGTTGAAAGTGTGCGCCTCCGCCAACTTCTCGGTTGGGTCGAGCCCGCTTTGTCCTGA